Genomic DNA from Perca fluviatilis chromosome 12, GENO_Pfluv_1.0, whole genome shotgun sequence:
tttcaagagcaaattgctccacaatatgaatacagattgatTATCACTTACGTTGTTGGTAACcgttgttgtataatcacaatattaccCTTGAGGAGGCCTAGCCTACACTTCAGTGATGCGCCTTTCAGACCTCGAAATTAAACCCTCTCATGCAATATGGCTTAAACAAACGTCAACGTTAAACGctgatgcagttttaaatgttttatgatttCAGAAAGGAGGAGGTTAaccaatattttatattaatcttATTTTTTCTTGTCAATTTTCATATCCATAAATGCAGCTTTCGAAAATAAAGAAGATTAAAAAGATTTAGCCTATAATAAAATATTGGTAAACCTCCTCTTATCTAAATTTTAGATATCAGAGCCCCTTCTAATGGGAGGCATGAAAACCTTTTTATTGTAGCCTATTCTCATATGTTATAATTGTAAAAGTGTATTAATTTTAGTATTATGTGGATGGCTTCATTGTTGAgctatattttttttcacttatacatacatttttatgttacgcttgtccttttttttactgttatgaatttgcaaataaagcattaatttaaaaaaatgtaaagtcaTCGCAGCTTTcatcaaataaacaacaaacgtTAACATCAGGGAGACAACATTAACATCCACAAATCTGCCAACTAGGCTATGTATGGCTATCATTAATTTAAGAGTTTAAACAACGTTCAATTAATTGCATCATGCTCACTAACTTAACCGTGACTTCATTTAGAACATTGGAATTTAGTGTTGGACACGCCCAGGCATGAGACCGgaggcatgagacgggaggaGCATGAGACAGGtggtctccaggctgcagccatacactcttagaaaaaaacaacaacagacacagcGTAGCTTTCTGGctgttagcatgcagctaaagacacagggtaacgttagcttacctgtagcctgtaacgttagctgctcTCTTCCAGACACCATGGCCACAGTCGGAGATAATGGAGAAACAACGGAACTGGAAAATCCTCCTGCTTCCCTGAAGTCAccggtgtggcaacatttttgcCTTCCCAGTCAGTGagttatgtaaacaaacaacgGAGGTAAAGCATGTGGGCTCCGACGGGACATCATGGTGCGTTCAAGAGCGTATCTGTAGACTAATGGTGCTTTCAATTGTGCCTCCGTAATTTTgaaaaactcaaactgttgttgtaaaatatacttttgccatctagtggctcttATTGTGGCATTTCCGTCActgctgaaaagaaaatgtttaaatccaagattgaatcgaatcgtgaccttaaaatcgaatcgtgacaccccttaTTACAATGTAAAATGAATATTGCATTCGATTCATATGTCCCCCCAGGCCTCCTCTCCACTTCAACTCTATTTGCATGTCTAAAGCAGCAGAGTCATTAAGAGGCAACCAACCACAGCGACACAGTCTCAGTGCTCAGTGCCTCCCTGGAGCTGCTGAAGCATCATCAGCCTTTGGAGAAAGCGAATCAGAGAGTCTCTACAGGTTCCCTATGGGAGGAGAAGAGAGCTCTTATTCTAACTCGTTGGAAAATGCCAGCACCCACAGGCGCACCGTTACACACAGCTGGGATAATAAGTATCACAGGGAGACCCGAGATCCACCAGCAAACTGAGACTAGAGCATGGATTCCTTCCCTATTCACCGTTGCCACCAAGCTGACTCATCCCAAAAACCAATGAATCTCTTTCCCCTTGCTTTACAAGGGCTATTTGAATGTCTGAATCAGTGTGCCATGTAATACAGGATGTGGTTTATAGGACCACAGGGGAAAGTGGATGGGTTGAAACCGTGTGGAGCTATGAGATGCACTCGCTGGAAGGCAGGCTTGATTTGAAACACTTAGGCATACAATCCACACAGCACACTGACTACAAAAAGCTTCcagtttggatttattacacTGTTTTATACTTTCCTTTCCCACttaacacacacagtttctcCTTATCATGTTAGATATTCTATATGATGTTTAAGCAAGTGAAACATTCAAACCCATCTTTGTTATGTTTTGTACATCATTTTATAcatatttccccaaaatgttATCTGGCATATTTGATatattggtaacactttacttgaagttttctacataagagtgacatgacactgtcatgaacacatgacactcacatgacactgtcatgacacagtaatgacacatgaaccctaaccctaaccataacaacaaccataacttgtcatgacacttactaaaaaagcgttatgtcataaacgtttatgacgtgtttataatgttttataacacattcatgactgtgtcatgtcacacttatgtagaaaacttcaagtaaagtgtaatcgatatattttttaactttttgaataaagaaaaaatcttAAGACACTCTTTTCATTCTCTGACTACCGTAACAAATGTCTATTTGATATCATATTGTACATACCATGTGTAGAATGATGTGTCTAAAAAATCAAAATGATTTAATTCCTAACACATTTGTCATAATAAGATGACTAAATATCTTTAGTAGCCTTTTTTTAAGTAGTGTGTGGACACAGTCAAATGAGCAAGGGATTGTAGGAGCTCAAGCCAAGGATTACATTTGTCACAGTAAAATTCACTACtagttttaatttaaaaggCACGAACAGAATACTTAGCAAGTGAGAGGCATAACTGCGTTGTTAAACGTGAATTTCACTTTTTGAGACATTAGCACAAAGCCTTGGCTTTATTAAGCGTAACCCGTATTTCCATGGATGTGGAAAATTGTATGCCTCACTAACACAAAAGCCTTGAGTTGCCCGAGGCCCACCTCTCCTCCTACTAtctgtttcctctctctcacttgCTTCAGCTCACTCTACTTTCTCCCTCTCTGGCATTCAGTTTAATAAGTTAGCGTGAATAGCTGTGACCGAATATAATGCCTAAGACCTGCTAGCAGGTTATAAATGTAGCCCTAATGGCTAAACCATTATAACATTTGGTACAGACTCAGCCGCAGTGAATGTGTTGCTGTAGGAAAACGGAGGTGGTAGAAGGCAGGAGGCAGGGGGATGAAGAGCTCCCTTTCCATTAGCTGATTGAATTGGAACCCAGTCCTGTGGGCTGGGAATTGTTTGCCTAACATCAAACGCAACTGAGATGTAAACACCTCTTTTAGTGGGCTCAGAAGAAATGACATATGAAAGCATTGTCCCACCAACAAGACTCACCACCCAGCAGTTACACACAGGTAGTCTGTAAAAGTAGTTGCTCTAGTACATTTGTCAGTACTGGTGTTGTTTTATATCATCCACACAATGTTTTTCGTGAGCCAGAGTGAAGGCCTAATGGACCATAGCGTGCTGGAGTAGCTGGCCGGCTGtcttacacaacacacatctCACATTAAGATTCAACATTTGCCTAAgtaaaatgtcatataaatatatatatatatatatatgtatatacttgTTCTGTCTACATTGCGGAGAGTGGTGTGAGAAGAGGGAGGCTTTATGAACCATAAGTGTTCCTTTTCACTGTAACCAGGTCAACGACTAAGATGTTTCTGTACAGAGTTGGGAAAGGGGTGTGGGTTGGGGGGTTGATGGTGCATAGTTAAGCCCAGAGTGTAGTACAGGATGGAAaatgcatgtattttttttttatcctcgaTAAACTTGCATGTTTTAGACAGAGTCTGAGATAAAGACATGCACTTTGAGAAAAACAGGCATCTATAAACCATGagggcagactgatctcatgaaatgacgtatgtatgacatgccaattCATATTCCATTATTGgtgtaaaacacaggactttcaggagtcccgcgtgtcacgtttccttcgtgtcccgcgtggttgactttagtaaaagaagaaagcaatggttgagtttaggaaacgtgacacgcgggacacgatccccagtctcctgggtggaagtcctgtgttttacccatccaccaccccgacaaccctCCCTATGTGGATTTTCTACTCGCAACGGcataaattcacacgcaatcgcaaggtaatgtaagtcaaagggcgttgataaacacgcacataaaaagcgagtatgcgtcttgataacatgccAATAATGACATACGAACTGACGTGTCATACATACTCCATTTCATGATCAGTCTgatttgacacaaaacacaatctGTTTGTGGAGGAGGCATGATTTGAGGAGAAACAAAGTTGTGTTAGACTGAGGTGGGAAATGCAGCCCACACATGCAACCTGATGAAGTCAAATACAGATTTTAAATGATGAGAGAGAAGCAGTCAGCATTATAGGGGCTTAAGAGAAATGCAAACccatatataaatgtaataaatatatgCATTCCATGTTTCTGTATTCAGTCAAGGAGAAAAGTTAACAGTGTAACCTCAGTTTGCCCTGCGTTTGCCTGCTAAATGTTTCAGCTGACACAGTAATTATGCACTTGTGCGTGTGTTACCAGGAGTTTGACAAACCCCTACTTGCCAAAGGTTTTGTTGTGATTGCAGCTTTGCCGGCATCTGCATTTCAAACACCAGCCACCTTTTAGAGATAACTAAACTGCCTGCATGATCCCCGTCAATAGGCACTGGCTGCACTGCCTCACAACCTGAGTGACTTATTATTTAGTCTAAAGATAGAGCTCATATGATTACATTTTGTTAAGCCTTTAGATTCTCTAGGATTAGGAAAATAATGAGTGGAGTGTAGCTGACAGGAGGCAGCTAACATATTGCTCTTTATATAGAGGGTTAGTTAGAGAGGTGAATGTCATCAAGCATGAGCTTGATGCTGAAGTTGCTTGACAACTGTTACCAGGAGAGCAGGCTTGCTGTTTGCAGCCCAGAATCATATTCAGAGGTGAGGAGGCCCATGCTATGCCCATGCATAAATGAGCATATACACTGGATATGCTAAGGGCATAGTTTTGATGTTAagctgcagccctacttgcCTAATCCACATCTTAGCTGTCTCAGACATTGAAAGTCTCTATCTAAATTGTCAGCTTCTCTTTATGcccatctcctcctctgtgatTAATGAAGATTTAATGAGGGAAATCAACATGGGATGGTGGGTTTTAACTCAGGTTACGTAATTGATGACATTCCCCTTATGTTACATTATATGTACATAAATGAGATGATGCACTATACCTGTGCTGTAGGGATGTTCTGAATATTGATCTGTGCCTGTAATTGGATAGCcatataaatctttttttaaactatttaagTCAAGTAGAAAATAGTGCAGTAAATACCCAGAATTTATGCCTCAActtgtgaatacattttttaaattaggctGTTTCAGTTGGATTTGACCTTCCCTGGTGTGTCAAGTATGCcattgttttatttgtaataGACTTGCTTTATAGAGGCAAGTTTTCGTGTAAGTTGCCTAGGGGATTGACAAGTATTTCAAGTAAAAGAGCGCCTATAGAGTATCAGGTTTTATCATTAGTCAGATAAAGGTTATGCAAGCAGTTACCTTTGAACAAGACTGGCCATACGGTTAAGGTTAAGAAGATGTGTATGGTTCCTCATGGGAATAACTAATTAAGTAATGGGTCTCACTCGGTCATCTGTGCTTTAACTGAATGTAGTCAGGCAGTGGCCCCTATGGGCTACCATCTGTAAAACAAAGCTGATGATGCTGCTCTGCAAAgccatactgtatgtttctgttGTTGTAGTGGCTGACAAGTCAGACTCCCTTTTCGTGTTGCACGACAGAATACAAATGGGATTCTGAATACTGTGCTACTGTGCTGCAGATAATGAGTGACTAAAGGAAATATGCTGCAGGTCATGTGTGAAGACACTTTGGCACGCACAGGCGCACGTACgcagacacacaagcacaggcgCATAATAACACAAACATAAAGACAGGCGCACACGTTTACAGGCACAAAATGCACATTTGACAGTACTACCTGCAGCTGCTCATCTAGGAACATCTCCGACTACTGACCGCTTATTTTGTCGTTTGACTTGATTTTAGCCTTTAACTCTTGCAGGACCAGTTTGAGGAATGCAGTCGAAGTTGTCCTCGGAATGTAGGATGTGagcgtttgtgtgtctgtgggtggcGGAGGGGGACGGGGGGCGCTCTGCTCTGCTCTACTCAGTGCAGGACGCAGGAGACAGTCGCTCTCCAAGGTGCTGAAAGTCGGAGCGCTCCCTCAGTCTCGCCGTCTGACGATGAATGCGACCTctgccgaaaaccgaaaatcaAACAATGACTGGCTTCAATCCcgtttggtttaatttttcaTACTCTAACTTCTATCCatctggatttttatttttcatgcaaCCGCTGgatgtatacacacatgcaacaaGACTGACTGCAGCTTCCTAACATTCACCTGCGTCGTTGGGAAATATTGAATTGATTCCCAAGGAACGCTacagaggattttttttctagCTGTTTTTCTCggtctctgtctttttctccgTACCGCATGCCTCTGGACGTAAACTGGGTGTCTCAAAAAGGTGAGTCCGACGAGGATAATCATGAAGCAGACCTACTTTTACGTGGATATCGTTTTCTTTCCACTGGAAAGGGGGGGACCATATCTCCAAAAGGCTGGTGTTTAATTGCTTTTAAACCCATCATCACGACCGGGAGGGAGGATTATAGTGTTTTGTGGAGTCTGGTGAATTTACCCTGTGGATAAAGTGAAGTTTCCAATAGGCTAGGCGACTATCTTTAATCTGCTCTAGCCCTCTATGTGTTGGGCTCTCTGGCTTCACACTAAGTGGATATCAAGCTATTTCAACGCGGTGAGTTTGTCCTATCGTGTAATATACATCCCTGTTGTCACTGGCATTTTCGATTGATCTGTCAAGACACGCAGCACTTACAAACCACACGATTACAAGCCGGGgggaaatatttattttcagcTATGTATTGCTGAACGGACTGGATTCTGCTCTGTGGTTTTCCCCTTCCGAAGGAGTGATGCATTTTGGGTTAAATCATTGCGCATTTATGATTCGGGAGATTTGCATGTTACATGGATGATTTAGTAAAAACAGGTTACTGTAAGTCCAGAGTCGGAGCAGTAATTTGTTTAATCATTGGCTTCAAAGTAAACAGACCAATAGCTACCTGTTGTGTCTGATCGCTCTTAGAGTTTGAAATTGTAGggtttttttattgaatgtaGAGAAGAATAATGTGAGGAGCCCACTGCACTCACCTCAGATAGTGGATGGTTTAACCTTTTCCTTTGTAGTTGAATGATTACCTATTGCTGAGATTTTGCACGAAAAGAAAATTTAACACCCCACGCCACCACTACCACAACAAGAGCGCACGTATACACGCTTCTTATGTCAAcaaaaggttgttgtttttctttcagaaaTTATGGCATTAGTCTGTTGAGTGAGGTGCATTGGAGATTCCCATTTGTCTCGGGAGATAGAATAATAGCCTAATTAATTTGAATGATCCCTATGATGACAACTGTTTGCAGCAGTGCAAAATATACACAAGACtaagcaaaaaataaaagtatttggGATGTGAGGTTTACTGGTTTATGAGGATATGCAAAACAACAGCAGTGGAATCATCATCCATCATATCATCTCTTATTTTTTCCACTGCAGCCCATTTCCTCaattgatgatgatggtgatgatgaagcGCAGGACGGATCCAGAGAGAATACCGGGAGCCTAGGGATGACATCCACACAATCTTGTTGAATGTGGATATCGATGCCGCGGCGAAGGATGGGCCCTCTCCTCTCGTCCGCCTTCGTCCTCCTGCTGGCCCTGAGCGCCGTGTCTCCGGCCTCGGTGGGTAATCCCGAGGATTACAACGCGGACGAGTCGGAACGGACCGCCAGTGAAAACATCGTCTTCGATGACTACCGGGGGAAAGGATGCGTGGATGACAGTGGCTTTGTCTACAGACTCGGGGAGCGCTTCTACCCGGGACATTCGAACTGTCCGTGCGTATGCACGGAGGACGGGCCTGTGTGCGATCAGCCCGAGTGCCCCAAACTGCACCCCAAGTGCTCCAAAGTGGAGCACAATGGATGTTGCCCCGAGTGCAAGGAGGTTAAAAACTTTTGTGAATACCGGGGAAAAACGTATAAAATACTGGAAGAATTCAAGGTAAGATTTAAGTTGTAAGATCCAACCTggatctatttttttttgtttacaac
This window encodes:
- the vwc2l gene encoding von Willebrand factor C domain-containing protein 2-like isoform X1, whose product is MWISMPRRRMGPLLSSAFVLLLALSAVSPASVGNPEDYNADESERTASENIVFDDYRGKGCVDDSGFVYRLGERFYPGHSNCPCVCTEDGPVCDQPECPKLHPKCSKVEHNGCCPECKEVKNFCEYRGKTYKILEEFKGSPSDEEGTSPPSMAAGISLAPAQLQSRTRRYRPSPCEWCRCEPNNEVHCVVSDCAVPECVNPVYEPEQCCPICKNGPNCFAGTTIIPAGIEVKVDDCTICRCHNGDWWKPAQCLRRECLNGQTLS
- the vwc2l gene encoding von Willebrand factor C domain-containing protein 2-like isoform X2, producing the protein MWISMPRRRMGPLLSSAFVLLLALSAVSPASVGNPEDYNADESERTASENIVFDDYRGKGCVDDSGFVYRLGERFYPGHSNCPCVCTEDGPVCDQPECPKLHPKCSKVEHNGCCPECKEVKNFCEYRGKTYKILEEFKPSPCEWCRCEPNNEVHCVVSDCAVPECVNPVYEPEQCCPICKNGPNCFAGTTIIPAGIEVKVDDCTICRCHNGDWWKPAQCLRRECLNGQTLS